Genomic window (Lycium barbarum isolate Lr01 chromosome 2, ASM1917538v2, whole genome shotgun sequence):
tatacataatctatcaaccttgtataatagtgtataaaaggtgtttatacacaaatatggattAAACTAgataacaaactcaaaatatgggctaCGTGGCGTAAAGATTTCCTCCAAGTAGACATAGACCATAATTTTCCCAATTTCTCAGAAATCTCAGTCAAGTGGTATGAACTCAATAAACTACAGCCCAAGATAAAATATTACGCCAcgtagcccaatatacaatattatacaacattatgcCTGGtggaaagcattatacataatctatcaaccttgtataatagtgtataaaaggtgtttatacacaaatatggattAAACCAgataacaaactcaaaatatgggctaCGTGGCGTAAATATTTCCTCCAAGTAGACATAGACCATAATTTTCCCAATTTCTCAGAAATCTCAGTCAAGTGGTATGAACTCAATAAACTACAGCCCAAGATAAAATATTACGCCAcgtagcccaatatacaatattatacaacattatgcCTGGtggaaagcattatacataatctatcaaccttgtataatagtgtataaaaggtgtttatacacaaatatggactAAACCAgataacaaactcaaaatatgggctaCGTGGCGTAAATATTTCCTCCAAGTAGACATAGACCGTAATTTTCCCAATTTCTCAGAAATCTCAGTCAAGTGGGTATCAACTCAAAAAATTACAGGTTTTGCCCAAATAAATTCTCTAAACTACGTTTATTGGATTATTCTATATAAAATTCATCAAACAAATGTTCAACTAATTAAAAGGGCATTAATTAGAACATTGAAAAAATGGAAATGTGAATTGTTAATTTACCTGAAAGGAAGGATTAAAGGGTTTTGTTGGATTCTAAAAGAGGAAATTTGTACTCTGTTTTTTCGTGTCTAAATTTGGAAATTGAATCGTGAGGGAAAAGAAAAATTGAATTGTAAAATTGTAATTGAAATGATGAAAACAAACTGTGGAAAAGAAAGAACCAACGAGAAGGGAATATTCTGTTAAAATCCATCTGAAAATTAAATATTGAAAAAAGAAATGCTGCTAATCTCAttaaaaatactccctccgtctcgaATTATTTGCCGTGGTTATAAAATTATTGTCACAAATTAGTTATCGTTTTAAAAATTCaagacataattaattatttttttcacaTTTTAATGGAGATAAGACATACATAGAGTAAACATTTATTAAAAAGATATTATACTTTAGACATGAATAAGGGCAAATTagttaaatatttcttttaattaatattttttaagagcATGTAAAATAAAAAAGCGACATATAATTTGAAATGAGAGAGTGTAAAATATATCcacaaaatgaaataaaataaaaaatgattttaaaaaatgataaaaaaacATATTTGAACTATCTCTTTGTCACAAATTTAATACCTTAACTATCGGTGGTTCCTTTTTATACTCTTATTTCCGTGTCGAATTTAGAATCTAACTGAGGAAATTGAATCGTGTGGAAGAAGAAAATTGATTTGTATTGCAAATTGAAATGAAAAGAACGGTGGAAAGGAAAGAAATAACTACTCCCTTTGTTCAATTTTACTTAtccaatattttaaaaatatatttttacttttacttgtcacttttaacaTATCAATAaaagaaattttattttttcttgttttatccataatattaattactcactttaaatcatttttcaaatctaataaaaatatgcacctATTAAAAtggtacattggtaaattatacatttcatttattattccttAAGCAGCTTGAAAAGTCTAAAGTGGATAGATAAAAGTGAATGAAGAGTAGAAGGGAATTTATAGTTAGAAGGATATATTCTGTTAAAcccatgagaaaaaaaaaatgaaaggggaAGTTAACGGTTTAATTAACCTTGTGCAATTTTAATCCAGTCAGTTAATTGCCCTCGAATAGCCGCCTTTACATCTACTTTCCAGATTTGTATGGACTTCTCTAATCAAACAATATCTCATTTATTCAAACGTAAGAAAAGAGAATGGTGCACTTAGTTATTTCATCATATTTTGGAAAAGAAAATTTAAATAGCTAGAAAAAGAAATAACTAAGAAGAAGAAAGGATGAAGAAGAGTCTAGGAATTATTGGTTGTTCAGTGAAAAGGAATATTGTACTTTTTGTATGATAAGTACGTATATAATGTGCATTTATGATGGATGACTagaaaattattaattatttcccacaTCGTTTTCTTGTTTAGTTTATCTAGCAGTATCCTATATCTCTTTTGGCATCAATTAATAAGGTCTTGCACAGTTGCACTCAATGTTTGATCAAATTATTGAAATTGAAAAGGAAGATGCGACAAGAGGAGGTTGCTCATGTGGTACAGCACCTTCCATTTCCAATCTTGTTGTGAGTAAGAGCAGTAGCttcgaaaaaataaaaaagtacacatgAAAAAATCAAGAGGGttcaatatatactatatatacataaaaataattttaaccttgtatacTAGCTCTGCCCCTGTATTTGAACCATTGAGGGAGCAAAAATGTGTGAGCTCCTAGGAAGAGGTGAAGAAAAAAAAGATGTGAAAAAAGGAATATTGTATGTGATATAATTCGTAATTATGGAACATGCAATGTGTGGATGAAAAGAAACTTATGTATTATCTCAGGTTGTATTCTTTCATGTATATCTCCGGCATTCAAGATCTAACCAACTTTGTTTTTATTTTCAAGCTATAAAGGAGCCCGGTGCATTAAGCTTCCGCTATGTATGAGATCCGAAGAAGGGTCGGATCATAGGGCTATATATATTGAAATTGAAACTAAAAAAGATGGAAACGTCATGGAGGAAACGTCATGGAAAGCACTGTATGATAAAATATGTAGCAAGCAGAGTTATAGATTCCTTCCATATCTTCCAGTATCTCTGATGGGATTCTTAAATTTTAAAGGCCATGCCAACTTTCACTAGCAATAGATTTTAATCTAAATTAGTAATCTCCAAAAGCAATGGAAAGAAAAGTAGAGACAATATCTCAAGATTTGATCAAACCAATTGTTCCTCAAACTTGTGAATCCTACAATTTATCAGCTCTAGATCAACTTGTTGATTTTTATCCCTTTGCTGGAAGATTAATTAATGATAACACTTCAATCAGTTGCAATTCCAAAGATGATGATTTTGGAGTAGTGTTCATTGAAGCTTTTGCACATAACTACAATCTCCAAGACATCCTCTCAAATTCTGATCAAACAATAAAGATAGCAAATCACTTCCTCCCAAAGCTCGAGGATAATTCACCTGCTTCCACCACTATTGTTTTGCTTGTTCAACTCACATTCTTAGAATGTGGAGGCATGATTCTTGGTTGCTCCTCTTCTCACAAGCTCGAGGACGTGGCGTCCTTTGGCGCTTTCGTCAAATGTTGGGCAAAGGCAACAATGTTGGCTCTAGGAAATAAGTCATGTTCTCTGTTCAGCCTGATTTTATAGCGCTTACAAAAAAATATATTCCCCACCTACCGAATTGACATGGCCACCTTTGCCAGTCAcgagtaagagcccgtttggattggcttataagttgttcagcctttttgagtgtttggctggctagTTTAAAGCCATTTTATGCataaataagcccaaaaaaataattgggcccatttgacttagcttatctaaagcagcttataagctggaaaaaaaaaaattaccctgccccaattttttttttttggcttataagctgttttcagcttataaactgcttattttaaactcatccaaacaggctctagtaCTTGTACGTTCATGCCACGACCCCAATTATCGTGTGTCATGAAAATCTTCGTCTTCAATGCGTCTAGCGTCTCGAATCTCAAGTCTGATATTGTCAGTGAGGACGTGCTGGACCCCACGCACGTTGAAGTTGTGTCAGCTCTTATATGGAAATGTGCTACGActtcgtcatcatcatcattaatgtCCTACTTGTCACACACGGTGAACTTGAGGAAATGGTCCGTTCTAGCTTCATTGTCCCACGAAATTGTGGGAAATTTCATCACGTTCTATTGGGAAAATAAATGTGAAAATGACAAAGACTTGTCAAATTTGGGTGCAATACTAAGAAAAGTTTGTCACAATTCCATAACACTTGTAAAAAGTATTTAACCTCTGCCACGAAATTGTGGGAAATTTCATCACGTTCTATTGGGAAAATAAAGGTGAAAATGACAAAGACTTGTCAAATTTGGGTGCAATACTAAGAAAAGTTTGTCACAATTCCATAACACTTGTAAAAAGTATTTAACCTCCGGCTCAGTTGTTGATAATTGGAGGATGTTTGAAGATTTGATAACAAGAAGTGATATAGAATTGTATACTTTTAGTAGTTGGTGTGGGATGCCATTTTATAATGCTGATTTTGGATGGGGGAAGCCTGTTTGTTTTAGCATATCAGAACTTGGGTACAAGAATGTCATCATACTGTTGGATTCTAAATATGGTGGAATCGAAGCCTGGATTTGCTTGGAATCAAAACATATGGAACAATTTGAACAAGTTCCTGATTTACGAAAATTTTCCAACATTAAATGCAACGACTAGAGCCACCCTTTCAGTCTCGAAAAAGTTGAAGTCAGCTATATGATTATGaatcatgttgattatattttgatatagtTTTAAATTCTTGCAGTGTGATTTGTCCATCAAataacaagaacaacaactactactacgTATCAGTCCTGAAAAAAGTTGAGATCGGCTATAAGAATCCTCGTTGATCATGTTTGGATATAGACCTCAAAATCTGCAGTGCGATCTCTCCATAAAATTCAACAACAACGACGGTTCAGTCGCTGGAAAGTTTGATCCGCTATATAAATCTTCGTTGACCATATTCGAATACATCTTAAATTCATGCAGTGTGATTTCTCTTTGAAAGCATTTAGATTCATGTCACCAATGTGTATCGACTTTGATTAAGGTTCAGTAAAAAAATATCATTTGCTATGAATAAAAGAAATATAACTCACTTTTTCTTGGGAGAACCTTTAAGAAGATTGTTGCATTGTTCGTTTAAACAATCTTCTTCAATTCGCGTCATAGTAATGGAGAAACTCCTAATACGGAGTGCTTTCTCTTTTAGCGGAGAAACCCCCTTACTACATTGATATGCTAAGTACGACCCACACAATGAATGGAAAAATTACATCCACTGATCAAGAACATGTTAAGACCATTCTCGGTCTAATTTTTTATTAGCATGTCATTACTTCTGCAATTTGCCACCAACTATTGCTCCACATAATGAAATGTGCCAATCAACTCACACGCACCTTTGAGCAACATATATGTTGCACAATGTAGGATGCTCGTACACATGCCGAATTGATGCAAGTGAAAGAATCGCTCCCATCGACCTTTTTCCTTTATGAGTCTAAATTTTTCGTATCGTTTTAACTATCTTGTCCAGTAGATGACTGAATGTCTATAAAtaagaaataagaaaaaaaattgcTGCACAACTCTTCACAATAACTCGATAGTGTTATACACCGTTTAAGCATGACGAAACTAAAATCACACATGATGACATATTGATGTAAAAGCAAAAATGATGTCCAAGGTTTAGTATGCTTGAGACATTGGAGAATCACTCTTTACATGTTTCACAATGTTTGAAGTGCTGAAAAATTACTTTAGTTATTTTACTATAATTTTGAGATTAATTCTCATGACAAAAATGTTAGAATTTAGTAAAAGGTGTTGGATAAGATACCATTAAATTCAATTATAGAGACAACTAGGAAAAATACTTTTGATTAAAGGCTACAACTAGAATTCAACTTGCTTTTAATAATTTTACTATAATTTTGAGATTAATTCTCATGACAAAAATGTCAGAATTTACTAGAAGGTGTTGGATAAGATACCATTAAATTCAATTATAGAGACAACTAGGAAATACTTTTGGCTAAAGGCTACAACTAGAATTCATCTTGCTTTTAAAATCTTAAATTATAATCATATTAAGAACAATCTAACAGTAGTGTTActtagtaggtgtttggccatagaAGCCAAATACTATTTTCAGTTTATTTGGAATTGAATATGGAGTTGTGTTTGTTTATACTTTTTGAaaagaatatttgattgtttgaatgtgttttttttttttttaatatattgaaATATGATATATACCCCTCAatttctaaaaactagaaaaCACCACCCAACTTGATTAATTTACCTAAAACATAAAACCAAATTTAATATCTGATAATGGATAATCACAAATCTCAAAAATTGGATCCCATATTTTTGTTTAAGTACAAAAAAATTGCTTCACTAGTTCAAATATCacaattaatatatttttttaaacttgTTAGGTTGATTTTTGACTAGCGCGGATGAAGAATGTTGAAGTGACAACCacattaattcatatattcaCATAAGTTATTCAATACATGATATAATTCATAACTCTGATAGTCGCTCTGTGCAACTTAATTATTTCATAAGCACCTATTAACTTCAACTCGTGCAGATATCGAATAACTCCGtcctacaaatatatatatattggaaatCAATTAGGACAAAAACCactttaaattaattaaaatgatTTATTACAAATAATTCTATAAAGATTCGGTTTAGGGAAAATACATTCTACCTCtacttggagaaaatatttacccgaaatgGCCCATATTTCTAATATTACTGAAATGgcccttttatacattattatatacttttatacaaggtttatacattgtctaTAGTAAATGTATAATGTTGCATATATGATGTAATATTTTATCCTGGacggtatattttttttttccctatTTTAAAATGCCAACTCAgaaaccccctccccccccccccccccccaacccaacAGAAGCCCAATAACACTGCAAAACGACTCGGGTAATTCGcaaaattgcccttcttttgggatggtctttaaattttacctctcatatttgaaatctttaaatttgcccttcggctaaaccccatgggttccaggtttgAACCCcaacacagtcaaaattttaaaaaaaattcgcaagacagagtttaaatttcgctatgcccccaccggcatacacttgtgaaggaattaccaaagttatgccggacccgacatacttattcCTTATGGGCAGGCTTGGCATAAGTataccgggtccggcataactttggtaattccttcacaagtttatgccgggtccgacataaaagtttgcccattaaaagtatgcccccaccggcataaacttgttaaggaattaccaaacttatgccggacccgacatacttatgccttatgggcagacttggcataagtatgccggatccggcataactttggtaattccttcacaagtttatgccgggtctggcataaAAATtttcccattaaaagtatgccccaccggcataaacttgttaaagaattatcaaagttatgtcggacccggtatacttatgccaagtctgcccataaggcatgagtatgccaaGTCCgacataaatttggtaattccttaacaagtatatgccgggtccgacatacacgcgacccaaatcttaccttgaatttttttttaatttatgcttgagcggggattCGAATTCAGAACCTCATAATTTTTACGTGAATGCTTAGAGTTAtaatgtgaagggcaaaaattaaagaccagcaatatgaggggcataatttaaagaccacaaatatgaggggcaaaatttaaagaccatcacaaaagaagggcaatccgcgcaaaaaaaaatgaaacgacTCCCTATGTCCAAAACCCTCAAAGCTAAAATCCCCAAAACATTTCATAATCGAACTAAACCACAAACCAAACACGACCTCTTTCCCCATTTTTCTCAAAATTGAGGAGCAACAATGCCAACTGTTAGTGTTGGAAAAGACCGTTTATTCGAAGCCCTAGGTTCTACTTACAGTAAGTTTAATTCTCTTTCACTATCAAAATTACCGcattttaattactttttttttaccgttagattgatttttttttgttgatatgAATTTGCAGCTgatgatgaatttgatgaattGTGCTTTAAGTTTGGTATTGAGCTTGATGATATAGTAAGCAC
Coding sequences:
- the LOC132624243 gene encoding tabersonine-19-hydroxy-O-acetyltransferase-like; this encodes MERKVETISQDLIKPIVPQTCESYNLSALDQLVDFYPFAGRLINDNTSISCNSKDDDFGVVFIEAFAHNYNLQDILSNSDQTIKIANHFLPKLEDNSPASTTIVLLVQLTFLECGGMILGCSSSHKLEDVASFGAFVKCWAKATMLALGNKSCSLFSLIL